The segment CCTTGCCACCGCCGCCGTGGCCTGCGTGTACGTGCAGTTGATGCTGGGCGCCGCCTTCCGCCATCATGGCATCAAGTTGCTGCCGCACATCATCAGTGCTGCTGTGGTCACGTTCATCCTGCTGTGGACCATCGTACGCGTGCTCAGCGAATACTCGCAGGTGCCGCAACTTCGCCGGCCCGCGCTCATCCTGCTGACCCTGCTCATGGTCCAGCTCACGCTTGGATTCGGCGCTTGGCTCACCCGCGTCGAGTGGGGGCGGGACGCGCCCCAGCCCGGAATGCCGCTGGTTTATGCCACCGTAGCGCACGTCGCCATCGGCGCGCTGCTGCTGGCCACAACCGTAATCATCGCCATCCAGGCATGGCGCCACGTCGCCATCCCGATCGCAGAACGCGTCCCCGCCCACGCCAAGCCGGTGGCCATATGAGCACCGCCACACCTCCCATCCGCGAAGCGGTGACGCACGATCGGTTGCCCCACCCTGATCGTTCCCGGTTTTGGAGCGATAGGGTGGGGGCGTTCCTTAGGGACTATTCCGAGCTCATCAAGCTCCGCGTCACCAGCCTGATCGTACTCAGCGCCTGGGCCGGCGCCTATTTTGCCGCCCCGCGCGCCGGTGTCGCACGGCTCTCCTGGCCGGTGCTGCACGCGCTCATCGGCATCTCTCTGATCGCCGCCGGAAGTGCCGCGCTGAACGAGGTCTTCGAGCACGACGTTGACGCCCTCATGCTTCGCACCGCCCATCGCCCTCTGCCCGCAAAACGAATGGGGCTGGTCCACGCTTCCATGGTGTCGGGGATTCTCGTCTTCGGCGGCGCGCTCTACCTGGCGCTCTACTGCAACCTGCTGACCGGATGCCTGGCGCTCGCCACTGCCATCGTCTATCTTGCCGCCTACACCCCGCTGAAACGCATTTCGCCCGTCTGCACCTTTGTCGGTGCCTTTCCCGGCGCCATGCCGCCACTGTTGGGCTGGACGGCGGTTCGCGGTCGCATCGAACTCGAAGGCCTCATCCTTTTCGCCATCGTCTTCTTCTGGCAGTTCCCGCACTTCTATTCCATCGCCTGGCTCTACCGCGAGGACTACCAGCGCGCCAACATCCGCATGCTGCCCGTGGTTGAAGCTACCGGCAAAGCGACCTCGCGCGAGATCGTGCTCTACTCCATCGCGCTGCTGCCCGCCAGCTTCGCGCCCACGCTGCTGCACATGTCCGGCAACATCTATCTGTTTGGCGCGGCTGTCATGGGCATGATCTTCTTCTATGTCGGCGTCCGCCTCGCTGCGTTCAAGCAGCCGCTGACCTCGGGCCACTCCAAGCGCCGCGCCCGCCAGCTTCTGCTCGCCACCGTCTTCTACCTGCCGCTGCTCTTCGCGTTGATGATGCTGAACGCGCAATAACTCTCACTGGCAAGCCTGGCTGGCGAACGTTTCCTGCCGCCGCGGACATCAACCGGGTCAGTTACGACGTCGACTCCTGCGGCGGTGGCATGACGCCGGCCGATCCGTTACGGAACTCAGGACAATCCTGAATCAGGAACGCAGCCGTGCCGCCAAGCCACCAATTGAGCTTCGGTTTGAGCCGCTGAGATACGGAAGACGGCGTCTACCGGTTAAGAAGGCTGGCCACCCTGGTCTTGAGCCGTTCCCACAAATCCATCGTTTGACTCGAGGATGCTGGCACTCTGGGGTTTCGCTCGATCTGTTGCACATGCTTGAATCCCGAGGGAATCTCGAAGAGACCCGGATCGAGCGACCCTTGCTCAAGCTGTGTCACTAGCGTTTCACTCTTTGCATCTGTCTGCTTCTTGGTTCCGTCCGGCAGTGTGTACGTGTCTTTCGAAGCCGTTACCAACTGCACGGCGAATCCTGTTTCTGGGTCCCCGATATCGACGAACTCAAGTTTTTCGGCCGGCTGGCTCCCTGCTATCAGATAGCTGTGAGCTCGTTTCCCCACACTCAACCTCCGCTCGCACGAAATTTGAGGGTCGAGATCGATATACCATCCGTCCGTCACCGTTTCTTGTGCTTCGGAGTGGGAGCCTTCAAGCGGTGTCTGCTTTCTTGTGGTGATGACATGTCTCGCAGTGCGTCCAAAAAACTCTCTTCGTTCGCCGGTATCCACCGTAGTTGTTTCGATTCGTAGCGTCGGCTTTTTAGACTGGGACATCTCCAGCTTGCTTAAGCCACGCGCCTCGACCTCTTCTCTGGTCAGCGGTTTCGGAGGATAGGGTGCCGACACGTATTCGCCGGCATCAAGATTCAACTCAAACGTCTGTCCCAAGTCGCACCGTGTAATGGCAGCCAGCCGCGGCCCGGATAACCATTGCTGCGAGCCATCTGCTTTTGTCCCTCCCAGGGAATTCCGGAATTCCATCCGCTTCCGGTCTCCCTGCAGGTAGATGATCTGCTCGCTCGAATTTCCGCCGAAACCGTGACGGATCGTCATCTTGGTTCCGGTGTTTTCCGGGACCTGCCGCAGAGGGACGGCGGCAAGAAGCAACCAGAGGAGAGAGAAATGCACGGCGTGGCCTCCAGCATCGCGCATCACGAACGCAACCCTACGCTAGCTAGCACGTCATTCGGAGTCAAGCCTTGCGGCGCCGAATGTGAATGGGATATTTCCATCAGCAAGCTGCCAATTGTGACTCCCTTTAGCCGCTGAGCCGCAGCCAGTTTTTTCCCGTTGACGAGCGACTAACATCGTGCTACGATGTA is part of the Terriglobia bacterium genome and harbors:
- the cyoE gene encoding heme o synthase, producing MSTATPPIREAVTHDRLPHPDRSRFWSDRVGAFLRDYSELIKLRVTSLIVLSAWAGAYFAAPRAGVARLSWPVLHALIGISLIAAGSAALNEVFEHDVDALMLRTAHRPLPAKRMGLVHASMVSGILVFGGALYLALYCNLLTGCLALATAIVYLAAYTPLKRISPVCTFVGAFPGAMPPLLGWTAVRGRIELEGLILFAIVFFWQFPHFYSIAWLYREDYQRANIRMLPVVEATGKATSREIVLYSIALLPASFAPTLLHMSGNIYLFGAAVMGMIFFYVGVRLAAFKQPLTSGHSKRRARQLLLATVFYLPLLFALMMLNAQ